Proteins from one Malassezia vespertilionis chromosome 2, complete sequence genomic window:
- a CDS encoding uncharacterized protein (COG:G; CAZy:GH16; TransMembrane:1 (i150-173o); EggNog:ENOG503NUWF), giving the protein MPRRYDSVPSAPEEDWGPHAAKPRNMINTPQRQRARRVRPEAPSPPRPAVPQSVLSSGRSKSTAEPPSDDLQTPTKNNGYASSLNSTRTTPEVRQPTAARRPRPFSNRQSVAPRKGMVVLHPMQAEPDDYLHIPDKNPNERSMRPSVRGVMNVLTLVVIALALFMLFAGYPIIANMEHVYNNKKLNAAEVVLSENAQIPTRGLIDSDTPQNARTWHSVTAKEDFDLVFSDEFTQDGRTFWPGDDPFFEAVDLYYLATQDYEWYSPEMITTVNGRLRITMDNYIVHNTNFRSGMLQTWNKFCFQGGYVETSVVFPKSPSTQGYWPGFWLMGNLGRAGYLASTDGMWPYSYDQCDVGIWKNQSYNGVPEATKDAGTNGDAFSYLPGMRYPSCTCSNEDHPGPNNKVARSAPELDIFEVQVTKGESFASQSFQLAPFDYKYNWYHNTSAWHIFDPDVTSKNVWSGSNLQEALSCVTKVPDSAFEDTEGVPTKIGVEYNPDLEGNGDGYITYYVDGKPSWHMDKGVLSGNDRVQIGERMFPKEPMYIIVNLGIAKGFQSIKFSGEDKVQFPAQMELDYIRVYQPSDKSSARYHTCDPPDYPTANFISKHANLYQNNNLTQFTKAGYKWPKNTFNGGKC; this is encoded by the coding sequence atgccgcgccgttATGATTCGGTGCCCTCTGCGCCTGAGGAGGATTGGGGCCCACACGCCGCAAAGCCTAGGAACATGATAAATACACCCCAGCGACAGCGAGCTCGGCGTGTACGCCCGGAAGCTCCGAGTCCGCCACGCCCGGCTGTGCCGCAGAGTGTCTTGAGCTCCGGCCGCTCGAAAAGCACGGCAGAGCCCCCCTCGGACGACCTGCAAACACCGACCAAAAACAATGGGTACGCATCGTCTCTGAATAGCACACGCACCACTCCTGAAGTCCGTCAACCGACCGCTGCACGACGGCCTCGTCCCTTTAGCAACCGTCAAAGTGTCGCACCGCGCAAGGGGATGGTTGTGCTACACCCCATGCAAGCCGAGCCTGACGACTATTTGCATATCCCCGACAAGAACCCAAATGAGAGATCTATGCGCCCATcagtgcgcggcgtgaTGAATGTACTGACTTTGGTTGTGATTGCGCTGGCCTTGTTCATGCTTTTTGCTGGGTACCCCATCATTGCCAATATGGAGCATGTCTACAATAACAAAAAATTGAATGCTGCCGAGGTGGTATTGAGCGAGAATGCGCAGATCCCAACGCGCGGCCTAATTGATTCCGACACGCCGCAGAATGCACGTACCTGGCACAGTGTGACGGCCAAGGAAGACTTTGATCTTGTTTTTAGTGACGAATTTACGCAGGATGGCCGCACCTTTTGGCCAGGCGACGATCCCTTTTTTGAGGCGGTTGATCTGTACTACTTGGCTACCCAAGATTACGAGTGGTATTCCCCAGAGATGATCACCACCGTCAATGGCCGTTTGCGCATCACGATGGACAATTATATTGTACACAACACTAATTTCCGGTCAGGCATGCTTCAGACCTGGAATAAGTTTTGTTTTCAAGGTGGGTACGTTGAGACGAGTGTCGTTTTCCCCAAGAGTCCATCCACACAAGGCTACTGGCCTGGTTTCTGGCTCATGGGCAACTTGGGCCGTGCTGGCTACCTGGCGTCCACCGACGGCATGTGGCCCTACAGCTACGACCAATGCGACGTTGGTATTTGGAAAAACCAATCGTACAACGGTGTGCCAGAAGCCACCAAGGATGCAGGGACGAACGGCGATGCTTTTTCGTATCTTCCAGGCATGCGGTACCCTTCCTGCACATGCTCCAACGAGGATCATCCTGGACCCAACAATAAAGTCGCACGCTCTGCCCCCGAGCTGGACATTTTCGAGGTGCAGGTGACCAAAGGCGAATCGTTCGCGTCGCAGTCTTTCCAGCTCGCACCGTTTGACTACAAATACAACTGGTACCATAACACCTCTGCATGGCACATTTTCGACCCCGACGTCACCTCCAAAAATGTTTGGAGTGGCAGTAACTTGCAAGAGGCACTTTCGTGCGTTACCAAGGTACCCGACTCGGCCTTTGAGGACACAGAAGGCGTGCCGACCAAAATCGGTGTCGAATACAATCCCGACTTGGAAGGCAATGGCGATGGCTACATAACCTACTATGTCGATGGGAAGCCATCCTGGCACATGGACAAGGGTGTGTTGTCTGGAAACGATCGGGTGCAAattggcgagcgcatgtTCCCGAAAGAGCCCATGTACATCATTGTCAATCTTGGTATTGCCAAAGGCTTTCAGTCGATCAAATTCAGCGGCGAAGACAAGGTCCAGTTTCCTGCCCAAATGGAACTGGATTACATACGCGTATACCAGCCGAGCGACAAGTCAAGCGCGCGCTACCATACATGCGATCCGCCCGACTACCCGACTGCGAATTTCATCAGCAAACACGCAAATTTGTACCAAAACAACAACCTTACTCAGTTTACCAAGGCAGGCTACAAGT